One window from the genome of Metabacillus flavus encodes:
- a CDS encoding MFS transporter, producing the protein MNKKTALLLTSTGISNLGDWIYFIPLNMMVYNMTGSAAAVAGLYIIRPLAGILTSFWAGSLIDRYSQRNLMIGLDFMRAVLELLILAAPTLPTIYVLVFLICMADAVYDPAATAYSARLIPSKDRQVFNSYKSLAWSGSFILGPALAGLLFMTGQPEFAFLANSFTFMISALLLFLLPHLGTAGHSPKKRVSFSVLADDWRMVIGYMKSARYVMSVYLLFNGLMMMAAALDSQEVVFSREILMLSDSAYGLLVSISGIGLLMGSFINRFAVRKLSPSVLIACGGLMIAGGYLIYSLSSSFLWAAIGFFILAFFMAFANTGIWTFYQDHVPSDIMGRVGSALGMVISLIQVVFVFGIGLAGDWFSLRIVIISGSGFMVFLSLLLFTAAMRPSSAFKDKMDTAGEAAN; encoded by the coding sequence ATGAATAAAAAAACAGCCCTTCTATTAACCTCAACCGGCATCTCCAATCTCGGAGACTGGATCTATTTCATCCCCCTGAACATGATGGTTTACAACATGACTGGTTCCGCAGCTGCTGTCGCCGGACTATATATAATACGTCCTCTTGCAGGTATCCTGACTTCGTTTTGGGCAGGCAGCTTAATAGACCGGTATTCTCAGAGAAATCTAATGATTGGACTGGATTTCATGAGAGCGGTGCTTGAGCTGCTTATTTTAGCCGCACCTACCCTTCCCACTATTTATGTGCTAGTCTTTCTCATTTGCATGGCAGATGCGGTTTATGATCCTGCTGCAACAGCATACTCTGCCAGGCTGATTCCTTCTAAAGACCGGCAAGTTTTTAATTCATATAAGAGCCTCGCATGGTCCGGTTCATTTATACTCGGCCCGGCTCTTGCCGGACTGCTGTTCATGACTGGACAGCCGGAATTTGCCTTTTTAGCTAACTCTTTTACTTTTATGATTTCTGCGCTTCTTCTTTTCCTATTGCCTCATCTCGGAACGGCTGGGCATTCTCCTAAAAAAAGAGTTTCTTTTTCCGTCTTGGCAGATGACTGGCGGATGGTCATAGGTTATATGAAATCAGCACGCTACGTCATGAGTGTGTATCTCCTCTTTAACGGACTCATGATGATGGCGGCCGCTCTCGATTCGCAGGAAGTGGTGTTTTCCCGGGAAATCCTGATGCTTTCTGACAGCGCTTATGGTCTGCTTGTCAGTATTTCCGGCATAGGATTACTAATGGGATCTTTTATTAATCGGTTTGCCGTAAGAAAACTGTCCCCATCTGTACTGATCGCCTGCGGAGGATTGATGATTGCAGGAGGGTACCTTATTTACTCCCTCTCCTCCTCATTTTTATGGGCGGCCATCGGTTTTTTCATTCTTGCCTTCTTTATGGCGTTTGCGAACACAGGTATTTGGACGTTTTATCAGGATCACGTTCCGTCAGACATCATGGGACGGGTGGGAAGTGCGCTTGGCATGGTGATCTCGCTCATTCAAGTGGTTTTTGTATTTGGAATTGGACTAGCCGGGGATTGGTTTTCTTTGAGAATCGTGATTATTTCGGGGTCAGGTTTTATGGTGTTTCTCTCCCTGCTGCTATTCACAGCGGCTATGAGGCCCTCTTCCGCGTTTAAGGACAAAATGGACACGGCAGGGGAAGCAGCCAATTAA